Genomic segment of Leptospira barantonii:
GGTTTTGATCTGGCTCTTTGCGGAGATTATATCGTTTCCGAAAAGAAGGCGATTTTATTTCGTCCCGAAATTCGTTTCGGAGGTCCTCCATTGATTACGACTCTTGCAAGAAAAGTGGGTCCTTCCAAAGCTTTGAGTCTCACCTTAAAGGGCGATCCGATTCGTTCTTCGGAAGCTTTGAGTTTGGGAATCGTCGACGAGATCTACGAAAAGGAAAACGTTTTGGAACGCGCGGTCCAAGTCGCATCCAAACTTTCCCAGTGGGATTTTAATATGTTATCCGTCCTAAAGGGGATCGCTAACAATTATTTCACGGGCAACTTATACGAAAATTTGAAAAACGAATTCGACGAGTTTGCTTCCGTTTTAGACGATCCGAAATTTTTTGAGAGGGTGCGTGCTTATGCCGGAACGATTTATCAATAAGATCGATTGGAAAAGAAAGTTCGCGCGTTATGGCCTCGTCCTGTTGATTTGGATTCTTACGGTTTCCGTTCAAGCGATTCCTAGTCTTGAATATCTGGAGTATTATCCGAAAGACTACGATAAGAATAAGGGTGTTCTTGTTATCATTCACAGTAAGGCTTATGATTGGGACAATTATCTTCGTTTCGGAAAACCGATCGCCGATAAACTGAACGTTCCTATGATCATTCCGATTTTTAAGAAGGAACTCTGGGACGATTACGCCACCGTGATCAACGGAGATCAAAGAGGGGATTTATTTCTTCGCGAGATTCTTAAAAAGGTAAAATCCGAACACGATCTAAATACGGATCGTCTTTACTTCTACGGCCATTCGGGCGGAGCTCAATTCACACATCGTTATATTCTAATGTACGGTCCTCAGGTTCAGAGAGCGTTTATATCGGCGCCGGGTTGGTATACGTTTCCCGATGGCGAAAGAAATTTTCCGAGCGGTCTTAAAAGGAAGAAGGATTTTCCGGAAAACGTTTCTTTGGAGTTCAAGAATTTTTGTAAGACTCCGCTCAGCGTCACGGTCGGAGAGTTGGATACGGTCGATCCCGCGATTCCCAAAGACGGTTCGTTCGGTAAAAATCGTCTCGAACTTTCCAAAAACTGGGTGGTCGCATTGAACAATACCCTCAAAAAAGAATGTCCGAACGTTCCGGAGGTTCCTTTGTTCATCACCCCGAATCAAGGTCATTCCGGTTCGAGCAATTCGGCTCAAAGGGAAAGAGTGATCGAGTTTTTAACGCAGTGATGTTATGGAATCGGAGATAAGTCGGAATCTTGAAGATATCGTATTTCCGATTGATTCGTGCTCTTGACCATTAAAACTTTTGAATTGTTTTTATCGGATGAAATGGAATGTACTAAACCCGCAGGAACAAATAACACTTCTTCGGGTTGAACTTCTATACTTTCGTTGCCCGGAATCGTAAGTCGAAGATTTCCGCGAATTACGTAATAAGTGCAGTCGTCTTGTTCCAGGACAAGATTGACCTTTCGAGGTAATTTAGGAATATTTAATACTTGAACTCCGATTTTTCCCTGAGCGAGTTCTATTGAAAATTTTTTAGATTCGGAAGAATTTAAAAACGATTGCAGATTGATTTTTCGAAAAGGCGAGGAAGTTGGAGCTTCCGAATTCTCTTTTTGACAGTTTAAGAGTAGAAGGAGGACAGAAAAGGAAATTGCCGAGAAAATTTTATTCATAACTAAGAGTAAATGCAAAGGGTAGAATGAGATCGAAAGAAAACCGCGAGCGGCTTTCTTTCGAATTGCTATTAGAATCCGTAATTGACAGTTACTTCTTTGCAAGTGACCGCGTTTGTTTTCGCGTCTACCGCACAGAATTCAGCTCTTGAATTACGATATTGGTCTTCACTTGTTTTAAAGAAACGGTAATATCCTTTCGACGTTCTTACTACATCGTTAGAAGCCACTCTAATACCGCAGTTGATCGCAAAGAAACCAACTAACATTGCGAGAATGAATCGTGTAAATACTTTCATTAGAATGCCTCCTTTGTACTTGGGGTTTTATACTTTGTATTTGAATCGGTGCATGCTAAATCGCCGGTTTTTTCGACAACACAGATATAATCTTCGACATATCCGTAACAGCCTTGCAAAGTACTTGCTTGGCAAAAGTTTCTTTGAACCAGAATTTTATCCTTATCAAAAACGGTTACTTTTGCGGTATGTAAAGGAAGTTGGCATTGTGCAAAAAAGAACGCTAATGCGATCGCGAAGCTATATTTGATTATATTCTTTTTCATCTTAGTTCATACCCTTTGTTAAAGCCGGCTTGCAGTTCAACGAGTCGTTTGCTTCAATATTGCAAAGAACCAATTGGCTTGAAAAACGTTTTGGATCATAAGGGTTTCCCGAATCCTTATGAACGACCAAATACAGTCGCTCACCAGCTTGCGCTCCGGAACCAACATGGTAAGATGCGCAGTTCGCCATTAATAATAGCGGGAACAAAATTGCCCCAAACTTTAGAAATCGCATAAAATCTCCCAAATTTTTAGTAGTTTTGAGTAATTACTACGACAAGTTCTTTTCGGTCAATTAAATAGTATACCTAACGTGGAATTTAATAGAGTTGATTTGTCAAAAAATATTTTTTGATGTCTGTATCCAAAGAGTGATAGTATATATGATTGGAAGTCCTACTTCGTTTCCCCGAAGGACAGAACATTCGTGGGACAGTTGACTACACAAGCGGAACAACGAACACATTGAACGTTATCCATAGGAAGTCCCTTGTTCGCGTAGCTCATAACGTCGATTCCTTGGTGACAAACCTTGGTGCATATATTACAGGAAATACAACGTTTTTTCTCGGAGAAAATTCGGAACTTGCTAAATCTTGCATATATATGCATCAACGCGGAAAGGGGGCAGAAGAATCTGCACCAAACCCTTCCGCTTAAAAAGAAGTAGGCGCCTACGCCGACTACACCGGCTAACAATAAGTCTACGACTACGTCGTAAATCTTTTTACCTCCGTCGCCTATACTTCCTAAGACGTGTGTGAAAGGAAACCAAGATGACAAAAAGATTTCACTCAACTTAAGAAGAGTGATGATCGTAGCAAACAAAAGAATCCACTGACCCGAGTTTTCCAATTGATTGGCGAATTTTCCATGAGGCATTTTGGTTCTTGTTTCATCTCCGAGAGTTTCCGCAAGTCCTCCGCAGGAACAGATCCAACCGCAATAAGCGCCTTTCCCGAAACGATACACGAGATAGGGGATCACCACGAAGGTTTGAAGAATTCCGTAGATCAACCAAAAGGAAGTGATCCCAGTGTTGTAAAAAATTCCCATGTTCAACGGCCAAGCGAGAATAAAACCGTACGCGTTCCAGTACGCGCCGTAAGGAAATACCTGAGTCAATAAAAACCCATTCGGATTTCCTAATAGACCGTTTTGACCCAGAAAAGGAAGAATGATCTCCGGTAACAGAAACAACGGAAAGATCTGGATTAAAATCAAGGTCCAGGTTTGTTTTCGAATGTAACGAGTCGGTCTTACTTTCATTCTTCTTAAACCGAAGGTGAGAATGGTAAGCGAATACAAAAGCGTATAATGAAAGCCGGGTTGTTTTCCGAAAACGTGAAAGTCCAAATACTTGCTTCCCACGTAAACCGAACAAAAATAAATCGAAGCGAACAATATATAAGAATTTTTGAATACATTCCAAAAGTTTGAAAAGATCTCTTTGGCGTTTTGAAACAAATGAAACAGGATCCCGGTCCCGAGAATCACGAAACCGATCAAAGAAACCGAGGCGATCCACGCGTAAACCGAATTGCCGTAGAACGAAGCCTTTCCGAAATAAATCACGTTCGCAAAAAGAATCATCGCAGTGAATCCGATCCAATCCCATATCCGTTTCTGATTTTGAATCCGGAGTCCGATTTTTTTTAGAAATTCTATCGGAGCGTTCGAGCCGATTTGAACAAGCACGCTAGTGTTCGAAATGTTTATAGAATCATGCGAACCTTTGTTTTGATTTGTTGAATCGGTTTTTTTCAAGCGAACTTCTTCGGTTGAAATTTCCTCCAAAACGGTTTCGTTTAAGAATTCGATTTTTCCGGATTCGACTAAGGTTTCGAATTTTTGTTTGTTATCCGACTTGGGTCGAACGAGTTCTTTTCCTCGATAGGAAAGGCGAACCGAATTCGCATAATCGCTGATTGCGATCGCGGCTTCTACCGCGGAATCTCCACCGCCTACTACGAGCACCTTCTCGTTTTGAAAATCTTTCGGATCGATCAGGCGATGAAACACTTTCGGCAATTCTTCTCCGGGTACTTGGAGGTTTCTTGCGTCTCCGCTTTTACCCAAAGCGAGAATCAATTCTTTAGTTCGAAAGATTTCCCCGTTATCAGTAAAAATCGTAAAACCGAAATTCTCTTTTTGCACACGAGAGACGTTCGTTTTTGTTTGAATCGGAAGTTTCCATTTTGCAAGAGCGTCCTGCAGATCTTTCAAGAGACTTTCTTTGGTTCCGTTTTGAATTACAATTTCCGATTCGGTTTGAAGGTCTTCCGGTTCGGCAAAGATCGGCTTTGCTTTCGGATAACTTTTGACGGTGTGAAACGGATCATTTGCCTCTAATATAATGAAATTATAATTTAGTTTTTTACATTCGATCCCGGCGGAAACCCCGGCCGGACCCGCGCCTACGATCAACACGTCGTATACGGAAGAATCCTTCTTTTCATCCGTCGAGTTACGTTTTCCATTCTCCCTTTCGATTTCTTTTACGACCTTGGCTCCGCTTTCCACGGCGAATTTCAAAAGAGGAAGTCCGGTAAGATCCCCGATGACTCGAATTCCCGGAACTGAACTTTCGTAGTTTTCGGAAAGTTCGGGATAAATTTCAACAGCGCCTTCGGGGGCGTTGTTGTGAAGCCAGGAAAAATAACGCGAAACGAACGGGATTTTTATGCTCATGATTCTTCCTATCGTGGGATCCGGATTTCGCATTAATTTTCGATCCCATACATTGGATTCTACAGGATCGATCCTTAGGTTTCAATTCGGTTTTTGGGTTTCAAAAGTTACAAATCCTTTTTGGGAAAGGAAAAGGAAGCGTTCCCAATAAAATTTATAAAATTCTAATATCCTTTGAATTTTGTACAAAGAGTTGATCCGAGTTGAAAAAGTGTTTCAAGAGAATTTATTTTTTAAAAGTCAACGAATTTTACCGTGATAAACTTTGTCGGAACAATTAAAAACGGAGCCTAAAACGGGTTTGACAACCGAGAATGGAACGAAAGTGCGAATGGTTGCGATTCGCATTCTTCCTTTTTTTCAGCCATTCCAAAAGCCGCCGAATTAATTTTAACATATTCAAAAAATTGAATATGTTAAGCCGGAAAAATTTTTACGAAAACTTAGATCGGTGTTTAAAAAAGAGGGAAGTTTTTATCGAATCGAGGGAGGATTCGATATGGAGCTTGTCGGGATCGAACCGACGACCTTCTGAATGCAAATCAGATGCTCTCCCAGCTGAGCTAAAGCCCCTTGTCAAATACCGGATGGGCCTGATGTGATTTGAACACATGACCCCACGCTTATCAAGCGTGTGCTCTAACCAGCTGAGCTACAGGCCCGGTAAGAGACATGTTTTTAACTAAGATCCCAAATGCAACAGTTTTTTACTAAAAAAACGTTCTCGGGTCCGAAATTAAAAACCGTCTCTGCGAAAGACTCGAATTTGATGATCCAAAAAATCCGAGATCACCAAGTAGCGATTATCGGGAGAAACGTCGAGCCCCGTGGGTTGGTTTCCCGCTTCCCAAAATTCTTTTACGGTATCGGTCGCGGTGTCGATCACGTAAACTCTTCCGAGAACCAATCCTTTTTTGAGATAACCTTCGGTGGGATTGTTCGGACCTCTGCAGGAAACATACAAATACTTTCCATCGGGAGACAAGGCGATCGTATTCGGTTTTTCGAATACTGGAATCGTCTTTTGAACTTTCTTTTCTTTCAGATCGTAGACTTCGATTTTGCTACAACACATATCGGAAACATAAATTTTATTTTCTGTGTTTCCCGGAACGATATGACGTTTGTTACCGGGAGGGCCGATCGTATCGATCAGCTTTTCCTTTTCCATGGAATAGATTCCGAGTCTTCCTCCACCGGATTCCTGATTGCTCGCGGAGAATTGAGCTATGTATAATTCCTTTCCGTCTTTGGAAAGAAGAAGGCCTCTTGGTAAACCGATCTTATCCGTTTTGCGTACTTCCGTTTTTGTTTTTCGATCGATCACGGAAATGTCTTCGCTGATCCAATTCGAACAATAGACTAAATCTCGGATCGGATCGTAGAGAAGAATCTTGGACCACTTTCCGGTAAGATCCACTGTCGCTTTATACTCGAGTGTTTTTAGATCGAATACGTGAACCGCGTTTGCCTGCATCTGACTCACCCAGAGTTCGTTGTGTTCCGGAATCGCGATCGTTTCCACGAAGCCCAATTTCTTTTTGTATTTTTCGGGAGGAGCAAGACGAACCGTTACGCCCGTGCTGATATCGAGAACGTCCATTCCTTCGTCTTCGAGAAGAGGAATTGCAAGTCTTGTGTTGTCTATAAAACGCACGCTTTTGGGTTGCATTCCGGTTTTGAGTCTGGAAACGAAACGATGCGTTATGCCCTCTTTGTCCAAGGCGATCAATTTCTCGTTCAATTCTTCCGTGGACTTGGCGCGATAGGAAGAATTTTGAAAACCGGGAGAGGAAAGTTTCAGTTCGATTCCCTTGCCGTCCTTGTAAACGGGAGCGTCGACTTCGACCAAAGCGATATTCTTATCCGTTTCCAAAACCTTAAAGGGAAGAATCTCTTCTCCCGATTTGATTACGGTTCCTTTATACGGTTGAATGCTGAACTTAACGATCGCGCTTCCGCTCTTTTCCCGGTTTGCCGGCGAGGAGATTAGGGAAGAATTCCCGCTTTCGCAACAGACTAAGAACAAAAAAACCGGAATCAAAAACGCGACGTTCGGTTTGAGAGGATTCTTTTTGAAATTCGAGTTCAAGGGAAACTCCTGAGTTATGGATTCTTTTTTTGTTGTGTTTGGTTTCCGAGGATCAGATTGACCCAGTGAAACGGACGTATTAGAAAATGATAAATTGCGAATGTGATTCCGAAAACAGAAATCAGATGTAGTGCGAATTTCGCGGGAAGACTCAAGGAAGTATGAACCACGAAGTAGCCGACCAAAAGCGAAACCGGATGATGGACGAGATAGATCGGCAAACTCGCGGTTCTCATATATTCGGTTTGATCGTTTTTGAAATCGCAGAACTTCTGAAAAAGTCCGATCAAAAGACGGATCATCAACCAACCGGCCGCACATTTAAAAAGGATATGGAGAATTCTCCTCCAATTTCCGGTATAGCCGAAGTAAGACCAGAACGGATCGATCCTGCTGATTTCGTAAAACGCCCCAAAGGCGACTAACGCAAGAGGGGCCCAGATCCAAAAACGATCGGATTGCGGTTCCAAAAGAAGATTCTCCTTGGAGATCAAAAGACTTCCGCAAAGAAAAAAGGTGTAGTTATATACGAAGTTCACGGGTTCGATTGCGAACCAGGAGTCGTCCTTCATATAGTAGAAGTTGATCAGACATGTTCCGACAAAGCTGATAAAGGTGAAAACGAGGATCGTTTTCCATTCCTGCGCGAATCCTTTTTGAGAAGGTTCCTTTTTCAAAAGTACGGTCAGAGGAAGTGTGACTCCTCGTATGAGAATGTGCAAAACCGTAAACAGGATCAGAAAGTACAAAAACCAGAGATGAGACGGTCGTATATTCCCATTTAAGAATATTCTAAAATAAAAATCAAGATACGATACTTGTTCACCGGATTGAAGGATCGAAATGTAGGATTGCATCGGCGCAAAAAGAAGAATTCCGATCACCGTCGGAATGAAAATCCGAAAGATTCTCATTCTTAAAAAATCCTTTAGGGCCTTGGCGCGAAAGATCGCCTCGGTGAAGTAACCCGAAAGAAAAAAGAACAAGGGCATTCTGAATATATGAACCCATTCTCCGAACACGTCGAAGAACTCCGATCGTTCCTCGTTTCGGAGAGGATATTTAATTTCAGCGGCGTAAACGATCGCCACATGAAATACGAGTCCGAGCAAGAGAGCGAATGAACGAAGATTGTCTAAGTAAAAAAGTCTCTTTCGGTTTTTTGTCAAGGTCGGCTTAGTAAGGCTCAAGCATCCACCGTATATTTGAAAAGCGATTCCCGGATGATTAAGGTCGAAGGATCCTCTTTTCTCTGTTCCACCATTTTATCTTTTACTAATAGACTGATCGAACTCACCAAATCTTGATGTTCCAACCCGACTCTGAGAATCGCCCACTTGATGAAATGGCTGAGATGAATTCGATAATTGTTTCCGTCTTGTTGTCCGTTCGTTTGCGAGAAACTGATCAACGCGGAAGTCACTAAATTCTTTTTGTCCGCTTTTAAAAGCGATGCGATCGTCTTGTTGGTTTCCCGAAGTCTGGAAGAAAGAATTTTTACGATCTTCATGGAGAATCCGGGATTCGTTTGGATGAGATTGAAAAAGGCGCCTTCGTTGATTGCGATAAGCGAAACATCCGTCCTCGCGACGGCTCTTGCGCTTCGAGGCGTCTTATCGATCAGTGCCATTTCGCCGAACATATCGCCCTCTTTTAATTCTACGAGGAGTTTATAGGCTTCCTTTACTTTTTTGTGAATTCCGACTTTTCCTTTCACGATCAGGTACATCACTTCCGCTTCCTGATTTTCTTCAAAGATGATATCGGATTCTTTGAACTCAACGCCCAGCCTGTGGACCATGGATTCGGTTATTTTCATAGTTCTTAACGGACCTTAATTATAATTTCGC
This window contains:
- a CDS encoding enoyl-CoA hydratase/isomerase family protein, yielding MKYECLLTELRDKILIVTLDRPEKSNALNVRIRDELETVFNSNAKNDSVKAIVLHSSGKHFSSGYDLEEVVQTKMESFRHRILEYHYALYSFPKPVVTVLKGFASAGGFDLALCGDYIVSEKKAILFRPEIRFGGPPLITTLARKVGPSKALSLTLKGDPIRSSEALSLGIVDEIYEKENVLERAVQVASKLSQWDFNMLSVLKGIANNYFTGNLYENLKNEFDEFASVLDDPKFFERVRAYAGTIYQ
- a CDS encoding cupin domain-containing protein, which produces MNKIFSAISFSVLLLLLNCQKENSEAPTSSPFRKINLQSFLNSSESKKFSIELAQGKIGVQVLNIPKLPRKVNLVLEQDDCTYYVIRGNLRLTIPGNESIEVQPEEVLFVPAGLVHSISSDKNNSKVLMVKSTNQSEIRYLQDSDLSPIP
- a CDS encoding NAD(P)-binding domain-containing protein encodes the protein MSIKIPFVSRYFSWLHNNAPEGAVEIYPELSENYESSVPGIRVIGDLTGLPLLKFAVESGAKVVKEIERENGKRNSTDEKKDSSVYDVLIVGAGPAGVSAGIECKKLNYNFIILEANDPFHTVKSYPKAKPIFAEPEDLQTESEIVIQNGTKESLLKDLQDALAKWKLPIQTKTNVSRVQKENFGFTIFTDNGEIFRTKELILALGKSGDARNLQVPGEELPKVFHRLIDPKDFQNEKVLVVGGGDSAVEAAIAISDYANSVRLSYRGKELVRPKSDNKQKFETLVESGKIEFLNETVLEEISTEEVRLKKTDSTNQNKGSHDSINISNTSVLVQIGSNAPIEFLKKIGLRIQNQKRIWDWIGFTAMILFANVIYFGKASFYGNSVYAWIASVSLIGFVILGTGILFHLFQNAKEIFSNFWNVFKNSYILFASIYFCSVYVGSKYLDFHVFGKQPGFHYTLLYSLTILTFGLRRMKVRPTRYIRKQTWTLILIQIFPLFLLPEIILPFLGQNGLLGNPNGFLLTQVFPYGAYWNAYGFILAWPLNMGIFYNTGITSFWLIYGILQTFVVIPYLVYRFGKGAYCGWICSCGGLAETLGDETRTKMPHGKFANQLENSGQWILLFATIITLLKLSEIFLSSWFPFTHVLGSIGDGGKKIYDVVVDLLLAGVVGVGAYFFLSGRVWCRFFCPLSALMHIYARFSKFRIFSEKKRCISCNICTKVCHQGIDVMSYANKGLPMDNVQCVRCSACVVNCPTNVLSFGETK
- a CDS encoding YncE family protein, whose translation is MNSNFKKNPLKPNVAFLIPVFLFLVCCESGNSSLISSPANREKSGSAIVKFSIQPYKGTVIKSGEEILPFKVLETDKNIALVEVDAPVYKDGKGIELKLSSPGFQNSSYRAKSTEELNEKLIALDKEGITHRFVSRLKTGMQPKSVRFIDNTRLAIPLLEDEGMDVLDISTGVTVRLAPPEKYKKKLGFVETIAIPEHNELWVSQMQANAVHVFDLKTLEYKATVDLTGKWSKILLYDPIRDLVYCSNWISEDISVIDRKTKTEVRKTDKIGLPRGLLLSKDGKELYIAQFSASNQESGGGRLGIYSMEKEKLIDTIGPPGNKRHIVPGNTENKIYVSDMCCSKIEVYDLKEKKVQKTIPVFEKPNTIALSPDGKYLYVSCRGPNNPTEGYLKKGLVLGRVYVIDTATDTVKEFWEAGNQPTGLDVSPDNRYLVISDFLDHQIRVFRRDGF
- a CDS encoding acyltransferase family protein, whose translation is MSLTKPTLTKNRKRLFYLDNLRSFALLLGLVFHVAIVYAAEIKYPLRNEERSEFFDVFGEWVHIFRMPLFFFLSGYFTEAIFRAKALKDFLRMRIFRIFIPTVIGILLFAPMQSYISILQSGEQVSYLDFYFRIFLNGNIRPSHLWFLYFLILFTVLHILIRGVTLPLTVLLKKEPSQKGFAQEWKTILVFTFISFVGTCLINFYYMKDDSWFAIEPVNFVYNYTFFLCGSLLISKENLLLEPQSDRFWIWAPLALVAFGAFYEISRIDPFWSYFGYTGNWRRILHILFKCAAGWLMIRLLIGLFQKFCDFKNDQTEYMRTASLPIYLVHHPVSLLVGYFVVHTSLSLPAKFALHLISVFGITFAIYHFLIRPFHWVNLILGNQTQQKKNP
- a CDS encoding Crp/Fnr family transcriptional regulator yields the protein MVHRLGVEFKESDIIFEENQEAEVMYLIVKGKVGIHKKVKEAYKLLVELKEGDMFGEMALIDKTPRSARAVARTDVSLIAINEGAFFNLIQTNPGFSMKIVKILSSRLRETNKTIASLLKADKKNLVTSALISFSQTNGQQDGNNYRIHLSHFIKWAILRVGLEHQDLVSSISLLVKDKMVEQRKEDPSTLIIRESLFKYTVDA